A DNA window from Aureibaculum sp. 2308TA14-22 contains the following coding sequences:
- a CDS encoding Na+/H+ antiporter NhaC family protein: protein MTDYGFLSILPPVLAIILALRTKQVYVSLVLGIWLSWLIMSDWNFLEGTLATLEAFVNVFKSEGNTRTIMFSALVGALLLFIQYSRGVEGFVNKLNKLIAHFEKKQTGYSRVVVQLLAFFTGMALFVETSISSLTVGTIYRPVFDKLKIPREKLAYIADSSSAPSSILIPFNAWGAFIMGLLLTLDIENPFGVLMSSIKYNFYPILALLLVLVIILFKKDFGPMAKAEKRTRETGKLLNDGSKPMISEAVTSYEPKEGIPARAYNMIAPLVTMVIMMPVWLAYTGWNNVTDATSWWNHFVTALGEGSGSSSVLYAVTTSIIVAMILYRSQGLMRSKEMVDLILKGISELMPLALLMLLAFAIGDACKALGTGQFVANWSKDWLSPEFLPAIVFIISSFIAFSTGTSWGTFAIMLAISIPMANLHGSDITLVVAATLGGGIFGDHCSPISDTSIISSMASASDHIDHVRTQLPYALIGGIITVILYLVLGFAM from the coding sequence ATGACAGATTACGGTTTCCTATCTATTTTACCTCCAGTATTAGCCATTATTTTAGCATTAAGAACTAAACAAGTTTACGTTTCGTTGGTGTTGGGAATTTGGTTGTCATGGCTAATCATGAGCGATTGGAATTTTTTAGAAGGCACATTAGCAACTTTAGAGGCTTTTGTAAACGTTTTTAAATCTGAAGGAAATACGAGAACCATAATGTTTAGTGCCTTGGTGGGTGCTTTATTACTTTTTATACAATACTCTCGTGGTGTTGAGGGTTTTGTAAATAAACTAAACAAACTCATCGCTCATTTTGAAAAAAAACAGACGGGTTACAGTCGAGTTGTAGTGCAATTATTAGCATTTTTTACAGGAATGGCATTGTTTGTAGAAACCAGTATCAGTTCGTTAACAGTAGGTACTATTTATCGTCCTGTTTTTGACAAATTGAAGATTCCGCGTGAAAAATTAGCCTACATAGCTGATTCTAGTTCGGCTCCATCTTCTATCCTTATTCCTTTTAACGCTTGGGGTGCTTTTATTATGGGTTTACTATTGACCTTAGATATTGAGAATCCGTTTGGTGTATTGATGTCTTCCATAAAGTATAATTTTTATCCAATTTTAGCATTGCTTTTGGTGCTTGTTATCATCTTATTTAAAAAAGATTTTGGCCCTATGGCCAAGGCAGAAAAACGTACTCGAGAGACAGGAAAATTATTAAATGACGGTTCTAAACCCATGATTTCGGAAGCGGTAACTTCTTACGAACCAAAAGAAGGAATCCCTGCAAGAGCCTATAACATGATTGCTCCGTTAGTCACTATGGTTATTATGATGCCAGTTTGGCTGGCATACACTGGCTGGAATAACGTTACCGATGCTACCTCTTGGTGGAATCATTTTGTTACTGCTTTAGGTGAAGGGTCAGGTTCTTCTTCAGTGCTTTATGCCGTAACCACATCAATAATTGTTGCTATGATTTTATACCGCTCGCAAGGATTGATGCGAAGTAAGGAAATGGTAGATCTCATCTTAAAAGGTATTAGTGAGTTGATGCCTTTGGCCTTGTTAATGTTATTGGCATTTGCTATTGGTGATGCCTGTAAAGCGTTAGGTACGGGTCAATTTGTTGCCAATTGGTCTAAAGATTGGCTATCACCAGAGTTTTTACCGGCCATAGTATTTATAATCAGCTCTTTTATTGCTTTTTCCACAGGGACTTCTTGGGGTACTTTTGCCATTATGTTGGCAATTTCTATCCCAATGGCAAATTTGCATGGCTCTGATATTACTTTAGTGGTGGCAGCTACGTTAGGAGGTGGTATTTTTGGAGATCACTGCTCCCCTATTTCTGACACCTCAATAATATCTTCGATGGCTTCCGCAAGTGATCATATTGACCATGTGCGGACACAATTACCTTATGCTTTAATTGGTGGGATAATTACGGTTATTCTGTATTTGGTGTTAGGGTTTGCTATGTAA
- a CDS encoding Gfo/Idh/MocA family protein yields METLKIKWGIVGCGNIANKFVSDLALVEDAELQAVASRNLEKADAFGQKHNSKKCYGSYDELFLDSDVDIVYIATPHNSHCEFSLKALEYGKHVLCEKPLSINRKEAEKMIALSKSRNLFFMEGLWTRFNPTFVAVKERIDNGEIGKVKYIKADFSFKSEHALDSRVFNLDLAGGALLDIGIYPIFLAYSLLGKPEDILAKSIFHTKTGADVQTSMLFHYKNAQAILYSGFMSKSKMTACISGTEGEIYIHDQWHVAQGYALVKNEEEEVFELPTKGIGFTHEIEECHKCIRNNQIESNLWSHQHSLDLISILDDVRDQVGLKYPQE; encoded by the coding sequence ATGGAAACATTAAAAATAAAATGGGGTATTGTAGGTTGTGGAAACATAGCTAATAAATTTGTAAGCGATTTGGCTTTGGTTGAAGATGCTGAGTTACAAGCGGTGGCATCTAGAAATCTAGAAAAAGCTGATGCGTTCGGACAAAAGCACAATTCAAAGAAATGTTATGGAAGTTATGATGAATTATTTCTTGATTCGGATGTTGATATTGTTTATATAGCCACGCCACATAATTCACATTGCGAATTCAGTTTAAAAGCACTAGAATATGGTAAACACGTTTTATGCGAAAAACCTTTGAGCATCAACCGAAAAGAAGCCGAAAAAATGATTGCTTTATCGAAGTCTAGAAACCTGTTCTTTATGGAAGGGTTGTGGACACGTTTTAACCCAACTTTTGTAGCGGTAAAAGAACGAATTGATAATGGCGAAATTGGTAAAGTAAAATATATAAAAGCTGACTTTTCTTTTAAATCGGAACACGCATTAGATAGCCGAGTTTTTAATTTAGATTTAGCTGGTGGAGCATTATTGGATATTGGTATCTATCCCATATTTTTAGCATATAGTTTGTTAGGTAAGCCGGAAGATATTTTGGCAAAATCAATTTTTCATACTAAAACAGGTGCCGATGTGCAAACATCAATGTTGTTTCATTATAAGAATGCACAAGCCATTTTATATAGTGGTTTTATGTCAAAATCTAAAATGACAGCTTGTATTAGTGGTACGGAAGGCGAAATTTATATTCATGACCAATGGCATGTTGCACAAGGTTATGCGTTGGTAAAAAATGAAGAAGAAGAAGTTTTTGAATTGCCTACGAAGGGAATCGGGTTTACCCATGAAATTGAAGAATGCCATAAATGTATTAGAAATAATCAAATTGAAAGTAACTTGTGGTCGCATCAACATAGTTTGGATTTGATTTCCATTTTAGATGATGTTCGAGATCAAGTTGGATTAAAATACCCGCAAGAATAG
- the rsgA gene encoding ribosome small subunit-dependent GTPase A, with the protein MTGVVTKSTGSWYTVRVDDKTVIDCRIKGKFRLSGIKSTNPVTVGDIVDFLMEDDNENGIITKIHDRKNYIIRKSVNLSKQTHIIAANIDQVFLMVTLENPVTFPVFIDRFLATAEAYSIPAILLFNKIDLYSKELLEKKQKLEQVYRKIGYECLDVSATEHINIDKLKIFMKDKTSMFSGHSGVGKSTLINAVYPELDLKTAEISEQHKQGQHTTTFAEMFVLPFGGHIIDTPGIKGFGVVDFDENEIGDYFPEFFALKAHCKFNNCLHVNEPDCAVKKALETGEIAQSRYVSYLQLLKGENENYRVDDYI; encoded by the coding sequence ATGACTGGTGTTGTAACAAAATCGACAGGGAGTTGGTACACGGTAAGGGTTGATGATAAAACTGTTATTGATTGTAGAATTAAAGGAAAATTCCGTTTAAGTGGTATTAAAAGTACCAATCCTGTTACTGTAGGAGATATTGTTGATTTTCTCATGGAGGATGACAATGAAAATGGCATCATTACAAAAATTCATGACCGTAAAAATTACATTATTAGAAAATCGGTCAACCTTTCTAAACAAACACATATTATTGCCGCTAATATTGATCAGGTCTTTTTAATGGTTACGCTAGAAAATCCTGTTACTTTTCCTGTTTTTATCGATCGGTTTTTAGCTACAGCCGAAGCCTATTCAATCCCAGCCATACTCCTATTCAACAAAATAGATTTGTACAGTAAGGAACTGTTGGAAAAAAAGCAGAAACTCGAACAGGTTTATAGGAAAATTGGCTATGAATGTTTGGATGTTTCGGCTACGGAACATATCAATATCGATAAGTTAAAAATATTTATGAAGGATAAAACAAGCATGTTCTCTGGACATTCCGGTGTTGGAAAATCAACCTTGATTAACGCCGTTTATCCCGAATTGGACTTGAAAACCGCAGAAATATCAGAACAGCACAAACAAGGACAACACACTACAACTTTTGCTGAAATGTTTGTGCTACCTTTCGGTGGGCATATTATTGATACCCCAGGCATAAAAGGTTTTGGTGTAGTTGATTTTGATGAGAATGAAATTGGCGATTATTTTCCCGAATTTTTCGCTTTAAAAGCACATTGTAAGTTTAACAACTGCCTACACGTTAACGAGCCAGATTGTGCCGTAAAAAAAGCCTTGGAAACTGGTGAAATAGCACAATCTAGATATGTTAGTTATTTACAATTACTGAAAGGAGAAAACGAAAATTACCGCGTTGATGATTATATATAG